GTTCCGAGGGAATGGTGTCGATCGTGCATTGCGGCAGGTTGGCGCGCAACAGCGCCTCGGCGTCGTGAAAGCGCGACAGCGGGTTGGTCACGTCATGGCGCCCGAGGATGAAGGCCGCGCGGCCGCCATAGGGGGTGATCTGGAGCGGGTTGAGACAGATCAGCAGGGCGACGGGGTGCTCGGCCGCGGTCAGCAGTTGCGCGGTCTTCTGCGCCAGAAGCGCGCCCTGACAATTGCCGCCCAGAAACAGCGGCCCCGAAAGACCGAGGGACAGCACCTCCTCGGCGCACATCGCCGCCAGATGCAGATGGGTCTTTGCCCCGGGCTTCACCACCATATGCCCCGAGCGCAGGCCGTAAAGCGGCTGATCGGGGCCGAGTGCCGCGGCCAGCGCCGCAAAGGGCGCATAGCCCTGACAACTCCAGATCAGCGGCGGGCGCGAGCCCGCGACATTGACCCCGAAGATCAGCCCGTTCGCGCTGACCACCTCGCCCCGCCACCAGGGCCTTGTGACCGCCGCGATCTTCTTGCGCAGATCGGCCACAAGCGTCGGATCGATCAGCCCCGCCCCGACGGGGGCGGCGGCGGCGGCGGCGGCCGGGCTGTCCTGCGGGGCGGGAGGCGCGATCTTGCTCATGTTCGCCGCAACCAGCCGTTGAAGTTGAACGTGGCATTATAGCCGAAGCGGTCGCAAGACTGCGTGTCGATCTCGTAATCGGCGCCGCGGCGGGCCAGAAAAGCATCGATCGCGCGCGAGGGCGGCGACAGCGCCGAGGCCACCGCCGCGCTGTCGGCGGCGTCGCGAAACGCGCCATCCTCGATGATCACGTAATCGCCCCGCGTCAGATGCGGATCGACATAGTCCAGAACCGCGGTGCAGGTCGCCTCGTCATGGGCGGAATCCTCGATCACCAGCAGCGGATGGCCAAGGCGGCGCAGCTCCTCGGGCGGCAGCACCCGCGCCAGATCGCGGGCGTCGCCGATGCGGGCATCGACCTGCGGATGCGCGCTGGGGGGGCGCGGCAACAGATCGATGCTGATCACCGGCCCGGGCAGGCCCAGCGCCACCATCATGTCGGCCAGCCATTCGGTCCGCCCGCCTTCGAGACTGCCGATCTCGATCACCGCGGCCGGTTTCAGCTGCCCCAGCAGCGCCAGATAATTCGCCATGTCCAGCGGGTTGAGCAGCATCGCCCGGCCCTTGTAGCGATAGTCAAGGCTGCCCTTGAGCAGGTCGGTCAGCACTGCGCCGGGCAGCGCGCTGGAAAATTCCCGCGCCCCGCCGCCCTGCCCCGCCGCCGGTCTTGGCCCCGATCCCGCGGGGGCCAGCATCGGGCGGCTGGCATCAAGCCGTTCCAGCTCGGCGATCTTGCACAGGCTGCGCAGCGGGGGGCTCAGTTCCAGCCCGCCCAGCACCGCCGAGAGCGCCCCCTCGCGGTCCGCCGCCAGCCGCGGCTGCGGCACGATCACCGCCAGACCGAACAGAAGCGGCAGCCAGACGACATGAAACTCTGCCCCGCGTCCGGCCAGAAAATCCTCGATCGCGGTCTTGACGCCATTGCGCGGACCGCCCTCCTCCACGGCATGGGCAAAGCCCGCATTGTGCCCCCCCGGCGAAAGGCCGCGTTCCCGCGGCAAGAGCCCGCCGATGCGATGGGGCTGGCGATGCGCGGCGGGGATGCGGTCGGGGCAATAGTAAAGATCGCGGCGCGCATAGGGCCATTCGACATCGTGGCAGATAGTGATCGGCGCATCGGGTGCCAGCGGGCCGTCGCCGCCGTAGATCGCCTGCAGCTCGTGATACATCGTGTACCAGTTGTGGTCGCCATCCAGCAGCACGACATCGGCGGGCAGAAGATCGCCCAGCACGTCCAGGCTGGGGCGCGGGTGAAACACCGCCACCCCGGCGAAGCGGTCGCACAGCCGCGCCACCTCGGGCCCCGGTTCGGGATCGACGATGTCAAGCCGCGCCCCGGCGGCCTTGGCCCAGCCGGCCAGAAACCGGGAATGGCGGCCCGCATCGGCGCCGACCTCGATCACGCGGCGCGCTTCGGCGGCGTCCAGAATGGGTTTGACGACACTGGGCCAGAATTGGAACACGGGGCTGTCTCCGAAAAAGGGTCACGACTTGCGCCAGAAGGCGCCCGTCCAGTCGATCATGCCAAGCGGCGCGGTGATGCCGCGCGCGGCGCGGAAGCGGTCCACCGCCAGCGCGCATTGGCCAAGGGCGCCGTAATCGTCGATGATGACGAAGCCCCCCGGCGCGACGCGGTCGTAAAGCGCCTCCAGCGCCTGCAGGGTGGAGCTGTAAAGATCGCCATCAAGCCGCAGCAGCGCCAGTTTTTCCACCGCGCAGCCCGCCAGCGTGTCGGCAAAGAAGCCGGGCAGGAACCGCACCCGCGCATCGAGCAGGCCGAAATCGGCAAAGGCCCGCTCCACCCGCGCCTGCGACACGGCCAGCGCCGGGGCGCGCTCGCGCGACAGATCCAGCCCCTCGTCTTCGGGCAGCGCGGGCGGTGGCAGCCCGGCAAAGGAATCCGCCACCCAAAGGCTGCGGTCCTGCGCCCCGGCCAGATCGAGCATCGCCTTCATCAGCAGGCAGGCCCCGCCGCGCCAGACCCCGCATTCCATCAGATCGCCCGGCACCGCCTCGGCCAGGACGGTGGCGACGCAGTCCTGCAGATGGTCCAGCCGCCGCCGCCCGATCATCGTATAGCCCAGCGGCGGACCGGCCTGCGCGGTCAGCGTGTCAAGCCCCTGCGCCCGCAACCGCCGCTTTTCCGCCAGCGCCGGGGCCAGCTGGCCGGGCACGTCGTAAAGCGTCTCGCTCCAGAAGGCGGGGGGGATGTCCTTTCGGCCCCGCAGCGCATCCAGCGCAACCTCGGTTTCCAGCCCGGTCTCGTTCAAAAGCACCGCCTTGAGCAGGTCGAGATAGCGCTCGCCCGCCTCGGGGCCGGGCCGCAAGGGCGTTGCCGCCGCGCGCGGGGGGGCCGTCTGCGCCGCGGCAAGCTGGCGGGCGTAAACCTCGGCGGCGCGGCGCGACACCGGGCCGAAATAGCTGCGCTCGGTATCCACGACCCGGATCCGGCCGCGCAGGCGGTAATATTCCTTGGCGGCGCGCTTGTGCACCTCCAGCGCGGCGGCCCCGGCATTCGTGTGGGTGCCGCCATGGATCTGATGAAAGATCCCCTCGCCCAGAACCACCACCTGCCGCGTGCCCGGATGTTCCAGCGCGCGCCAGAGCAGATCGGCATTGGCCGCCCCGCCGCCCGGGCTTTCGAAGGCCGGATCGAAGCCGCCCAGCGCCTCCCAAAGAGCGCGCGGCAGGAACAGCAGATTGCTTTCGCTGAGCGGGCCGAACCAGCCGCGCCGGACATTCTCGGCAAAGGGGCTGATGTCGAACAGCCGGTAGCCGTCGGCCTGCCAGTCGATCCCGGCCAGCAGCCGGTCCTCCCAGGCGCTGTCATAGCCCTGCTGCTGGGTCAGCCATTGCGGCCCCGGCCCGATCTGGAACGAGAGCGTGCTGACGACCGGCATCGGATCGGTCCGCGCCGCGCGGCGACAGGCCTCCAGCAGGCCGGGGCTGGCCATCCGCGCGCCGTCGATGCTGACGCCGATCAGCGGCGCCGCCGCAAGGCCCAGCCCGTGGTTGATCGCCCGCACCGGCGAGGGCGTCGGATCGGCAAAGCGCTCGATCCGCAAATTCAGGCCCAGATCGGCGAAATCCTCGGCCCGCGGCGGCTGGCGCGAGCCGTTGTCGATCACGATCACCTCGTAATCCTCGGCGGCGATGCCCTCCTGATAGCGCGGCGACAGGCTGTAAAGCGTCCGCGGCAATTCGCGCGCCATCTCGTGGCTGATCACGATCAGGCTCAGCTCGGGCGGCTTGCGGGTCATGCGAGCAGGCCGCTTTCGCGCAGATCGGCGATCAGCTCGTCGATCGTGGCATTGCGCAGGACCAGCGTCGCCTCGATCTCGGTGCCGAAATGTTCTTCCATCGCGCCCGCCATCACCACCGCATCGACCGAGTCGATCCCGAGGTTGTAAAATGGCGCATCGCCGGTGATGGCGGTCGCCTCTGCCCCCGTGAGCGACACGAGAAAATCGGTGATCCAGGTTCTGACGGCGGTTTCATTCAGCATCGGGGCCTCGCAGCAAGGTATTTCGGGGGCCATGCGGGTCAGACCTGCACGGGAAGATTGGTCATGCGGCGCTGGTTGTGCAGCGCCCGCCAGCCGGGCCGGTCGATGCACAGCCGCGGGCGCGGCCCGTCCAGCACGGTGCCCAGCGCGATTTCGGCCTCCATCCGGGCGACCCAGGCGCCCAGGCAGTGATGCAGCCCGCCGCCAAAGGATTGCACCGGCCGCCCGGTGCGCCCGGGCAGGTAAAGGTCGGGGTCGGGATAGGCCTGCGGATCGCGGTTGGCGGCGGCGATCATCAGCACGATCTGCTGGCCCGCCCGGATCTCCTGCCCGGCCAGGGTCATGTCGGTGGCGGCGCGGCGGCGGACCTGCTGGATCGGCGCCTCCAGCCGCAAGGCCTCTTCGGCGGCACTGGCCAAGAGCTTCCGGTCCGCCGCGACGCGGTCGCATTGATCGGGATGGTCGAGCAGCAGCCAGAGCGCATTGCCGATCAGCGCCGAGGTGGTCTCGAAGCCCGCCATGAAGACGAAACTGGTCAGGGCGGTCAGCCGGTCGTCGTCAAAGGGCGCCTCGGAGGCGTCATTGCGGCTGACCAGAAGCGACAGGCCATCGTCCCGCGGCGCAAGGCGGCGGGCCGTGATCTCGGCGCGCAGGAAGGCATGGGCCTCGGTCAGGCGCCGTTCGGCGGCGCGGAAATCGCGGATCGAGGCGCCGCGGTTGAGGATCACCGGCACCCCCGAAAGCGTCTTCGCCAGCCAGAGCGCATCGGCATCGGCCAGCCCCAAAAGCCAGCCCATGAACAGCGGCGGCAGCGGATCGGCAAAGCCGGTCATCAGATCCAGACCGCCGTCGCGGACCAGCGGCGCATGAAGGCTGCGGGCGATGCGCGCCACCTCGGCGGCGCAGGCGGCCTGCGGGCGCAGCGCCAGAAGCCGCGCCACCAGCGCGCGCAGCGGCCCATGCGCGGGCGGGTTGCGGAAAAAGATCGCCATGTCAAGCAGCCGCAACAGCTCGACCGGGTGGTCGCCCAGCGCCTGCGAGACATCGGCGACGAACTGCCCCAGATCCAGCGTCAGCAGGCCGGGGTTGCAAAAGGCCGCGCTGACCTCTTGATGGCGCAGCAGCACCCAGGCCTGTTCGGTCTCGGTCCAGAACACCGGCGCGCGGGCGCGCAGCTGCGCGTAGACCGGATAGGGGTCGTCGCGCAACAGCGGCGCAAGACTGTTGAACGATCCAAAATCAACCATCGGAACCTCCTGAAAATGAAAGATGATCTGTCTTCGTGACCGGGCAGCGGGCCAGCTCTCCGGCCAGATGGGCGGCGCGGCAGGCGCCGCGGCGGATCTTGTTGCTGGTGGTGCGCGGCAAGGTGCCCGGCCGCACCAGCACGACTTCAAACGGGCGCACCCCGAAGCCCTCGCAGATCGCCGCCGTGACCGCCTGCGCCGCCAGATCCAGCGCCGGATCGGCCTGATGGCCGCGCCGGACCTCCTGCACCACGACCAGCGCCTCGGCCCCGTCTTGCGGCACGGCAAAGGCGGCGGCAGTGGCGGAAAGCGCGGGATGGGCGCGGGTGGCGGCGGCCTCGATATCCTCGGGGTGGTGCTTGGCGCCGCGGATGATGACGATATCCTTCAGCCGCCCGACGACGGCCAGCCCCTCGCCCCGCATCTGCCCCAGATCGCCGGTGCGCAGGAAGGCCGGGCCATCCTCGTTCGCGATCCGCGCCCCGAAACTGTCCCGGCTGCGGTCGGGCTGCTGCCAGTAGCCCGCGCCGACATGCGGCCCGGCCACCCAGATCTCGCCCACCTTACCCTCGGGCAGGCGTTCGCGGGTTTCGGGATCGACGATGGCCAGCTGCTGCCCCGCGGCGCCAAGGCCGCAGATCACCCGCTCGGGCTGGTCGGCAGATCCGGGCAGCGTGGCAAGCCCGCTGCCCGCCGGCCCGCCCGAGACGAAAAGCGTCGTCTCGGCCATGCCGTAACAGGGAAACAGCGCCTTCGGGTCGAAGCCCGCCGGGGCAAGACGGGCGGCGAAGCGGCGCAGATCCTCGGCCCGGACCGGCTCGGCGCCGCAAAAGGCGACGCGCCAGCTGGAGAGGTCAAGGCCCTCGATCTGCTCGGGGCGCAGGCGCTCGGCACAGAGCGCATAGGCGAAATTCGGCCCGCCGCTGCTGGTGGCGCGGTGGCGCGCGATCGCCTGCAGCCAGCGCAGGGGCCGCTGGATGAAATCCATCGGCGCCATCAGCACCGTCTCGGCCCCCAGATAAAGCGGCTGCAGCATCCCGCCGACCAGCCCCATGTCGTGAAACAGCGGCAGCCAGCTGACCATCCGCGTCGTGCTGTCATGGCCAAAGGCGCGGCGGATCATCTCCATGTTGGCGATCAGATTGGACTGGGTGACGATCACCCCGCGCGGATCGGCGGTCGAGCCCGAGGTATATTGCAAGAAGGCCGGATCTTCGGGTTGCGGCGGTTCGGGTTGCGGCGGATCGCCCGCGGGGGCGGGCCCGTCGGTGGCGATCCAGTCCAGATCGGGCCGCAGCGCGGCCACCGCGTCGCGGATCGTCGCCTCGGCGGCCAGCGCAGCCGAACACAGCACCAGACGGGGCCGCGCATCGGCGGCAATCGCGGCGATCCGCGGGGCAGAGCGCGCAGGCGTGATGAAGGGCGTCGGCACCGCGATGGCGCCTGCGTAAAGACAGGCCCAGAAGCCGATGACAAAGGGCAGACCCGGCGGATAGACCAGAAGCACGGTCCGCCCGCGCGCGCCCCGCGCCAGCAGCTCGGCCGCCCAAAGCCGGGCCTGACGGTCAAGCCCGGCATAGGTCAGGCAGGTCCCCTCGCCCTCGCCGCGGTCCAGAAACCGCAAGGCGATCTTGTCGGGGCAGTTCCGGGCGTGCCGTTGCAGCACCTGCGCCAAGGTGGCATCGGGCCGCGTGCCGGGAAGGCCCGGCGATGTCCCCTCTGTCATGCCGCCCCCCCTTGCGAAAACCGCGTCACCGCCTCGGTCGGGGGGCCAAGCCCCCAGTCCGCGCCCATCTCGCAGCGGTTGCAGACCGGCATCGCCGCCCGGCGCGTTTCCAGCGCCCGCAAGAAGGCCGCGCGCCGGTCCCCGGCCCGCAGCATGCTCAGGCGGTCCTGCCCCAGATTGCCAAGCAGCGCCGCCCCCGGATGAAAGCAGCATGGCACGATGTTGCCGCGATGATCGACGTAAAGATTGCCCGGATCGGCGGCGATCGCACAGCCGCCCGTGCCCATCGTCACCCGATCGCGGGCGCGGTCGCGCAGGCTGTCGGGCAGCTGGATCCAGCCGCGGAATTCGGGATGAATGCCGAAAGGCCCCAGCACCTCTCGCCAGCGCTGCCGGTACTCGGGCGCCTCGATCACGCAGCGCGCCTGCAGGCGCAGGGCCGGATATGTCGCCGCCAGATCCCGGGCAAAGGCCAGAAACGTCATCAGTTTCGACCACCTGGCCGGTGGCCGCAGGGCTTCGTAGCTGGCCGGCGTGCCGTCGCCGTCGCAGCTGACCGTCAGCAGATTGAGCGCCCCCATCGCCACCAGCGCCTCCAGCCGGTCGCGGGCCTCGGATTGCGCATTGGTGGAAATCTCCACCCAATGCCGCCGGATCGGGCTTTCCAGCAGGATCCGGCCCAGCTCTTCCAGCGCGGGATGCAGCAGCGGCTCGCCGTAGTTGAACAGCCGTATCAGCGTGATCTTCGGCACGTCGATGTTGGACAGGCAGCGCGCGAACAGCTCGGGCGCGATGAACTCGGGGCGGGGATCAAGGCCGGAATTCGGGCAGCCGACACAGCGCAGCTGACAGCCGCCGACGATGTCGAAATGCAGCGTGGACAGCGACAGCGGCCTCCCGGCTCCCCCCCCCGGCCAAAGCCCCGGCCCGACTCGTCTGTCGCGGCGACGGATGTGTCATGGGCTTTCGCAGCCTCCCGAAGTTGCGCAACCCGCGGCTGCAGATGGCGGACATGACCAAAGACGACCCGGTCGGCTGGCTTGTTGATGAGTTTGCCCTTCAACACCGACCCCCGGACGTCTTTGGCAAAGGTCGGACCAACGGCGTCACGGCACAATCCGAAACGACACGCCCCGCAGGACATGCCCGGCAAGTACAGGAAGACCATCGTAAATCCCGGTGGTCAAGGGGGATTCGTCGGCGCTTGCGCGGCGTCGCCCGCAGTTGCCACAGCCGCGGCAAGCACGCCCCGCGCCCCCCGGCCGTCGTCGCCACGCATAAAAAATACCAAAACTCGATAAACGCAGTGGACTTTTTTCCGAAGATGGCATTCCCTTGCCAAAGACGCAGCTTCGGAGAGCCCGGATGGCCCAGCTTGACCTGATCGACCGCAAGATTGTTTCTGAACTGATGCGCGACGCGACGCTGCCGGTGGCGCAGATCGCCGACCGGGTCGGGCTGTCGCAGACGCCGTGCTGGAAGCGGATCCAGAAACTGGAAGCCTCGGGGGTGATCGAAAAGCGCGTCGCGCTGGCCAATCCGCAGGAACTGGGGCTGGGCCTGACCGTCTTTGTCGCCATCGAGGCCCCCGATCACGGCCCGGAGTGGCGGGCCGCCTTTGCCGCCGCGGTCGAAAAACTGCCCGAAATCATGGAGGTCTGGCGCATGGCGGGGGAAATGGATTACCTGCTGCGCGTCGCGGTCTCGGACATGGCGGCCTATGACCTGCTTTACCGCCGCCTGACCGATGCGGTGCCGATCCGCAACATCACCTCGCATTTCGCGATGGAGCGGCTGCGCCACACCACCGCCTATCCGATCGACACCAAAAGCTGGTAGGCGGCTTCAGCGCGCCGACAGCACCGACACCAGATCGCCCCCGGCAGGTGCCCTGCCCGACAGGTCCAGCGTCGCGGCGATGTCTT
This DNA window, taken from Rhodobacter capsulatus SB 1003, encodes the following:
- a CDS encoding cytochrome P450, whose product is MVDFGSFNSLAPLLRDDPYPVYAQLRARAPVFWTETEQAWVLLRHQEVSAAFCNPGLLTLDLGQFVADVSQALGDHPVELLRLLDMAIFFRNPPAHGPLRALVARLLALRPQAACAAEVARIARSLHAPLVRDGGLDLMTGFADPLPPLFMGWLLGLADADALWLAKTLSGVPVILNRGASIRDFRAAERRLTEAHAFLRAEITARRLAPRDDGLSLLVSRNDASEAPFDDDRLTALTSFVFMAGFETTSALIGNALWLLLDHPDQCDRVAADRKLLASAAEEALRLEAPIQQVRRRAATDMTLAGQEIRAGQQIVLMIAAANRDPQAYPDPDLYLPGRTGRPVQSFGGGLHHCLGAWVARMEAEIALGTVLDGPRPRLCIDRPGWRALHNQRRMTNLPVQV
- a CDS encoding Lrp/AsnC family transcriptional regulator; the protein is MAQLDLIDRKIVSELMRDATLPVAQIADRVGLSQTPCWKRIQKLEASGVIEKRVALANPQELGLGLTVFVAIEAPDHGPEWRAAFAAAVEKLPEIMEVWRMAGEMDYLLRVAVSDMAAYDLLYRRLTDAVPIRNITSHFAMERLRHTTAYPIDTKSW
- a CDS encoding alpha/beta hydrolase family protein encodes the protein MSKIAPPAPQDSPAAAAAAAPVGAGLIDPTLVADLRKKIAAVTRPWWRGEVVSANGLIFGVNVAGSRPPLIWSCQGYAPFAALAAALGPDQPLYGLRSGHMVVKPGAKTHLHLAAMCAEEVLSLGLSGPLFLGGNCQGALLAQKTAQLLTAAEHPVALLICLNPLQITPYGGRAAFILGRHDVTNPLSRFHDAEALLRANLPQCTIDTIPSEHGKLFNGKILELWTDILRRRMDAVTGTSPGVFPLWSLSAEITAPAQLVMQARGLCEVPVSLRNSSDAVWAPSPESGLSLGNHWRAPDGSLLQWLDGQQPLDRPLPPGGTLDTTLLVRAPEREGECLLEIDLQQAGVLWLGEIGPAPATCRVTVLPR
- a CDS encoding TylF/MycF/NovP-related O-methyltransferase, with translation MTRKPPELSLIVISHEMARELPRTLYSLSPRYQEGIAAEDYEVIVIDNGSRQPPRAEDFADLGLNLRIERFADPTPSPVRAINHGLGLAAAPLIGVSIDGARMASPGLLEACRRAARTDPMPVVSTLSFQIGPGPQWLTQQQGYDSAWEDRLLAGIDWQADGYRLFDISPFAENVRRGWFGPLSESNLLFLPRALWEALGGFDPAFESPGGGAANADLLWRALEHPGTRQVVVLGEGIFHQIHGGTHTNAGAAALEVHKRAAKEYYRLRGRIRVVDTERSYFGPVSRRAAEVYARQLAAAQTAPPRAAATPLRPGPEAGERYLDLLKAVLLNETGLETEVALDALRGRKDIPPAFWSETLYDVPGQLAPALAEKRRLRAQGLDTLTAQAGPPLGYTMIGRRRLDHLQDCVATVLAEAVPGDLMECGVWRGGACLLMKAMLDLAGAQDRSLWVADSFAGLPPPALPEDEGLDLSRERAPALAVSQARVERAFADFGLLDARVRFLPGFFADTLAGCAVEKLALLRLDGDLYSSTLQALEALYDRVAPGGFVIIDDYGALGQCALAVDRFRAARGITAPLGMIDWTGAFWRKS
- a CDS encoding radical SAM/SPASM domain-containing protein translates to MRRRDRRVGPGLWPGGGAGRPLSLSTLHFDIVGGCQLRCVGCPNSGLDPRPEFIAPELFARCLSNIDVPKITLIRLFNYGEPLLHPALEELGRILLESPIRRHWVEISTNAQSEARDRLEALVAMGALNLLTVSCDGDGTPASYEALRPPARWSKLMTFLAFARDLAATYPALRLQARCVIEAPEYRQRWREVLGPFGIHPEFRGWIQLPDSLRDRARDRVTMGTGGCAIAADPGNLYVDHRGNIVPCCFHPGAALLGNLGQDRLSMLRAGDRRAAFLRALETRRAAMPVCNRCEMGADWGLGPPTEAVTRFSQGGAA
- a CDS encoding CmcI family methyltransferase encodes the protein MFQFWPSVVKPILDAAEARRVIEVGADAGRHSRFLAGWAKAAGARLDIVDPEPGPEVARLCDRFAGVAVFHPRPSLDVLGDLLPADVVLLDGDHNWYTMYHELQAIYGGDGPLAPDAPITICHDVEWPYARRDLYYCPDRIPAAHRQPHRIGGLLPRERGLSPGGHNAGFAHAVEEGGPRNGVKTAIEDFLAGRGAEFHVVWLPLLFGLAVIVPQPRLAADREGALSAVLGGLELSPPLRSLCKIAELERLDASRPMLAPAGSGPRPAAGQGGGAREFSSALPGAVLTDLLKGSLDYRYKGRAMLLNPLDMANYLALLGQLKPAAVIEIGSLEGGRTEWLADMMVALGLPGPVISIDLLPRPPSAHPQVDARIGDARDLARVLPPEELRRLGHPLLVIEDSAHDEATCTAVLDYVDPHLTRGDYVIIEDGAFRDAADSAAVASALSPPSRAIDAFLARRGADYEIDTQSCDRFGYNATFNFNGWLRRT
- a CDS encoding acyl carrier protein; this translates as MLNETAVRTWITDFLVSLTGAEATAITGDAPFYNLGIDSVDAVVMAGAMEEHFGTEIEATLVLRNATIDELIADLRESGLLA
- a CDS encoding fatty acyl-AMP ligase, with protein sequence MTEGTSPGLPGTRPDATLAQVLQRHARNCPDKIALRFLDRGEGEGTCLTYAGLDRQARLWAAELLARGARGRTVLLVYPPGLPFVIGFWACLYAGAIAVPTPFITPARSAPRIAAIAADARPRLVLCSAALAAEATIRDAVAALRPDLDWIATDGPAPAGDPPQPEPPQPEDPAFLQYTSGSTADPRGVIVTQSNLIANMEMIRRAFGHDSTTRMVSWLPLFHDMGLVGGMLQPLYLGAETVLMAPMDFIQRPLRWLQAIARHRATSSGGPNFAYALCAERLRPEQIEGLDLSSWRVAFCGAEPVRAEDLRRFAARLAPAGFDPKALFPCYGMAETTLFVSGGPAGSGLATLPGSADQPERVICGLGAAGQQLAIVDPETRERLPEGKVGEIWVAGPHVGAGYWQQPDRSRDSFGARIANEDGPAFLRTGDLGQMRGEGLAVVGRLKDIVIIRGAKHHPEDIEAAATRAHPALSATAAAFAVPQDGAEALVVVQEVRRGHQADPALDLAAQAVTAAICEGFGVRPFEVVLVRPGTLPRTTSNKIRRGACRAAHLAGELARCPVTKTDHLSFSGGSDG